GTTGGCGTGGTGCACCTGCACGACCTGCTGCGCGCGGGGGCCGCGTGAGTCGGCAACGTCTCGTGGCCACGATCGCGCCGGCGGTGTTTGCAGTGGCTCTCGCTGCCACCGCCTGTTCCGATGTCAACAAGACCGAGCTCGACCGCACCTCTGGCGGCATCCTCGACTCGGCCGACCAGGTGGCCTTCGGGTCGCGCACCCTGGTCACCGACGCCGGCCTGCTGCGCGCCGAGGTCTTTGCGGACACCACGTTGTTCCTGGACCAGAATGCGCGGCTGTCGATGCGCGTCGTGAAGGGCGACTTCTTCAACGCCCAGGGCGCCAAGGACGCGACGCTCACGGCGGAACGCGCCAACTACGACTCGCGCACGCAGAACCTGCAGGCCTGGGGCGATGTCATCGTCACGTCCGTGGACGGCCGCATCCTCAAGTCGCCGATGTTGGTGTTCAACTCGCGCGACAACCAGATCCTCTCGGACTCGGCGTTCGTGCTGACCGAGCCCGATGGCAAGGAGATGCGTGGCGTCGGATTCCGCGCGGACCCGAACCTCAATGTCATCCGTGTGCTGCGGTTGGACCGCGGGCGCGGTGGCGCCGTGAACCTTTCGGACCGCTGATGACGCGAACGTCCGCCTTCCGTCTCGCCCGGGGCGCCTGCGTCGCGGCGTTGGCGATGGCGGCTGGCGCGGTGCCGGGCGCACTGCAGGCACAGGACAACCGGCCCTGCGAGATCGTCATCACGGGTGTGGTCCGCGGCGCCGACACCACGCGGCTCTATTCCGTCACGACACCCTCCGGCGGTCGCGATACCTACGTCGGCGGCATCGTCGACGCCACCTGTGAGGGGCAGGGGAACCGCTTGCTGGCGGACAGCGCCGAGCATTTCGCGCAGCG
This genomic interval from Gemmatimonadaceae bacterium contains the following:
- the lptC gene encoding LPS export ABC transporter periplasmic protein LptC; protein product: MSRQRLVATIAPAVFAVALAATACSDVNKTELDRTSGGILDSADQVAFGSRTLVTDAGLLRAEVFADTTLFLDQNARLSMRVVKGDFFNAQGAKDATLTAERANYDSRTQNLQAWGDVIVTSVDGRILKSPMLVFNSRDNQILSDSAFVLTEPDGKEMRGVGFRADPNLNVIRVLRLDRGRGGAVNLSDR